In Arachis hypogaea cultivar Tifrunner chromosome 17, arahy.Tifrunner.gnm2.J5K5, whole genome shotgun sequence, a single window of DNA contains:
- the LOC112766892 gene encoding LOW QUALITY PROTEIN: protein TIC110, chloroplastic-like (The sequence of the model RefSeq protein was modified relative to this genomic sequence to represent the inferred CDS: inserted 1 base in 1 codon) translates to MNPSTLTPSSSRSLLSPSPFLQPTTLNHQRRRFRVSFPRCSDDRTSSSSSPPPPSPPPSKPQKDLKGLEVLVDKLSPPVRLATSAVIVAGAVAAGYGLGTRFGGSRTAALGGAVALGAAGGAAAYALNASAPQVAAVNLHNYVAGIDDPSKLKKEDIEGIANRYGVSKQDEAFKAEICDIYAEFVSSVLPPGGEELKGDEVDRIISFKNSIGIDDPDAAAMHMEIGRKIFRQRLEVGDRDADIEQRRAFQKLIYVSNLVFGDASSFLLPWKRVFKVTDSQVEVAVRDNAQRLYAAKLNSVGRDIDAGQLVALREAQILYRLSDEVAGNLFREHTRKLVEENITTAIGVLKSRTRGVPGVSQAVEELDRVWSFNNLLISFQHQIDVDRFARGVGPVSLIGGEYDGDRKIEDLKLLYRAYVSDALSGGRMEDNKIAVLNQLRNIFGLGKREAEAISLDVTSKVYRKRLAQSVTDGELEMADSKAAFLQKLCDELHFDPEKAGELHEEIYRQKLQQCVADGELSEEDVKALLRLRVMLCVPQQTVEAAHADICGSLFQKVVREAIASGVDGYDAETKKSVRKAAHGLRLTRETAMSIASKAVRQIFINYIKRARSAGSRTESAKELKKMIAFNTLVVTQLVEDIKGESADDSTEELVKEDIVVTTEDEEWDSIQTLKKIRPDKELVEKLGKPGQTEITLKDDLPERDRTDLYKTYLLYCLTGEVTRVPFGAQITTKKDDSEYIXLNQLGGILGLSGKEIVEVHRSLAEQAFRQQAEVILADGQLTKARVEQLNNLQKQVGLPQEYAQKIIKSITTTKMAAAIETAVTQGRLNIKQIRELKEANVELDSMVSENLRETLFKKTVEDIFSSGTGEFDEDEVYEKIPVDLNINKEKARGVVRELAQARLKNSLVQAVSLLRQRKHPGVVSSLNDLLACDKAVPAQPQSWEVPEELADLYTIYLKSDPAPEKLARLQYLLGISDSTAAALKDVGDALLNSTAEEENFVF, encoded by the exons ATGAACCCTTCCACCCTCACTCCTTCATCTTCCCGTTCTCTTCTATCACCCTCTCCCTTCCTCCAACCAACAACCTTAAACCACCAACGACGCCGTTTCAGGGTCTCCTTCCCTCGCTGTTCCGATGACCGCACTTCCTCATCCTCTTCTCCCCCTCCGCCGTCACCACCGCCGTCCAAACCGCAGAAGGACCTCAAGGGACTCGAAGTCCTCGTTGACAAGCTGTCGCCGCCTGTCAGGCTAGCCACCTCCGCCGTCATCGTTGCCGGCGCTGTCGCCGCCGGGTATGGCCTCGGGACGCGCTTTGGTGGCAGTCGAACTGCCGCGTTGGGCGGTGCTGTCGCTCTAGGCGCCGCCGGTGGTGCCGCAGCGTATGCACTGAACGCCTCTGCTCCGCAGGTTGCGGCGGTGAATTTGCATAACTACGTTGCTGGAATTGATGACCCTTCGAAGTTGAAGAAGGAAGATATTGAAGGCATTGCCAATAG GTATGGTGTGAGCAAGCAAGATGAGGCTTTTAAGGCAGAGATTTGTGATATTTACGCCGA GTTTGTGTCGTCTGTCCTTCCTCCTGGTGGTGAGGAACTTAAAGGTGATGAGGTTGATAGGATAATCAGTTTCAAGAATTCCATAGGGATTGATGACCCAGATGCAGCAGCTATGCATATGGAG ATTGGTAGGAAAATCTTCAGGCAAAGGCTGGAAGTTGGGGACCGTGATGCTGATATTGAACAACGCCGG GCGTTTCAAAAGTTGATTTATGTGTCGAATCTTGTATTTGGAGATGCATCATCATTCCTTCTGCCTTGGAAGCGTGTTTTCAAGGTCACTGATTCCCAG GTTGAAGTAGCTGTCCGTGACAATGCTCAGCGATTGTATGCTGCGAAGCTGAACTCAGTTGGCAGAG ATATTGATGCAGGACAACTTGTTGCACTTAGGGAAGCTCAAATTTTATATCGCCTTTCTGATGAG gttGCGGGGAACTTGTTTAGAGAGCACACAAGGAAATTGGTGGAGGAAAATATTACCACAGCGATTGGTGTTCTTAAATCTCGCACTAGAGGAGT TCCTGGGGTCAGCCAAGCAGTTGAGGAGCTTGATAGGGTATGGTCATTCAATAATTTACTTATCTCATTCCAGCACCAGATAGATGTGGATCGGTTTGCCCGTGGTGTCGGTCCAGTTTCTTTAATAG GTGGTGAGTATGACGGTGATAGAAAAATAGAGGACTTGAAACTTCTTTACAGGGCATATGTTTCAGATGCTTTATCTGGTGGGCGCATGGAAGATAATAAG ATTGCTGTACTAAATCAATTGAGAAATATATTTGGATTGGGCAAACGCGAGGCAGAAGCCATTTCACTTGATGTTACATCCAAGGTATATCGTAAACGACTTGCACAGTCTGTCACAGATGGCGAgttagagatggcagatagcAAAGCAGCATTCCTTCAAAAGCTATGTGATGAATTGCATTTTGATCCAGAAAAGGCCGGTGAACTTCATGAAG AAATTTACCGGCAAAAGCTTCAGCAATGTGTGGCTGATGGGGAGCTCAGTGAGGAAGATGTTAAAGCTTTGTTGAGGCTACGTGTGATGCTGTGTGTACCTCAACAGACTGTTGAAGCAGCTCATGCAGATATCTGTGGCAGTTTGTTTCAAAAG GTTGTCAGAGAAGCAATTGCATCCGGGGTTGATGGATATGATGCTGAAACCAAGAAATCCGTACGAAAAGCAGCACATGGCTTGCGACTTACCAGGGAGACTGCTATGTCTATTGCAAGCAAGGCA GTAAGGCAGATATTTATTAACTACATAAAACGTGCACGATCAGCAGGAAGTCGTACAGAGTCTGCGAAGGAACTGAAGAAGATGATAGCTTTCAACACCTTGGTGGTGACTCAGTTGGTGGAGGACATTAAAGGGGAGTCGGCTGATGACTCAACTGAAGAACTAGTGAAGGAGGATATTGTTGTGACAACAGAAGATGAAGAATGGGATTCAATTCAAACACTCAAAAAAATTAGACCAGACAAAGAACTCGTGGAAAAGTTGGGAAAGCCTGGCCAGACAGAAATTACTCTTAAAGATGACCTTCCAGAAAGGGACAGGACTGATCTTTACAAGACTTACTTACTTTACTGTCTAACCGGTGAAGTGACAAGGGTTCCATTTGGTGCTCAGATCACTACAAAGAAGGATGATTCAGAATATA TTCTAAATCAGCTCGGTGGGATCCTGGGATTGAGTGGTAAAGAAATAGTTGAAGTACATAGGAGTCTAGCCGAGCAAGCATTTAGACAACAAGCTGAGGTAATTTTAGCTGATGGACAATTAACGAAGGCCAGGGTGGAGCAGCTTAATAACCTGCAGAAGCAAGTAGGTTTACCTCAAGAATATGCTCAGAAAATAATCAAGAGTATAACCACCACAAAGATGGCAGCGGCCATTGAAACTGCTGTGACACAAGGAAGGCTCAATATTAAGCAGATTAGAGAACTTAAGGAAGCCAATGTTGAGTTAGACAGCATGGTATCCGAGAACTTGAGGGAGACCCTCTTCAAAAAAACTGTTGAGGATATTTTCTCGTCAGGCACCGGAGAGTTTGATGAGGATGAAGTATATGAAAAAATCCCAGTGGATCTCAACATTAACAAAGAGAAAGCAAGAGGGGTTGTTCGTGAGCTCGCACAAGCTAGATTAAAAAACTCACTTGTCCAGGCCGTGTCGCTATTAAGACAGAGAAAACATCCAGGAGTG GTTTCTTCTCTCAATGATTTGCTGGCTTGTGACAAAGCAGTACCTGCACAACCGCAATCATGGGAAGTGCCAGAGGAACTTGCTGATTTATACACTATATACTTGAAGAGTGATCCGGCTCCTGAGAAATTGGCGCGATTGCAGTATCTGCTCGGCATAAGTGATTCTACAGCAGCTGCTCTTAAGGAtgttggagatgctttgctcaaTAGTACTGCTGAGGAAGAGAACTTTGTATTCTGA